The Streptomyces laurentii genome contains a region encoding:
- a CDS encoding hypothetical protein (identified by MetaGeneAnnotator; putative;~sequence version:1), which yields MHHRTTGRTLAVPLTLALLAPVSALALGPPAAAVTPAAPAPRAAAAAAPASPTAREESYARLTAEAQGRRIEVVGARTESTTLWANPDGTLSVESHAGPVRYRDHGRWVGIDLTLVRDADGTVRPKAHPRGLRLAGRTPAAGGDLVTLGRGADELALGWRGALPEPRLDGTKATYENVLPGTDLVVQATRTGFEQYLVVADRQAAERAATLTLPVRAKGLTSRQGSDRTLEFTDARTGRAVGRATTPYMWDASGGGADVPGARTARVGLGATPRAEGFDLTVTADRGFLADKATRYPVTIDPAVYFGTDFDTYVRNGDTADASAGVDLRVGREWQKGEARSFVNFPRNPAVTGQDILNAELNLYATWSDVCTPRSWEIWDTGTASAATRWGTQPAWRTKVTTSTQTHGNTDCGTRWISEDITPLVQQWSKTANPAGSVDTIGLRATDEADTTAFKVFASAQTSTAPSILVTYETPADPVKDHVVYWNDVLQETFRQAGGAPGPLARAGAMMHGAIYDAANSARCAEGATKCLGDPYLVKAGASNGALPDVNSAIDHAAFDVLRSLYPALNFDDEIAAARATIPAAVTTAQRAAGTEVGQKAAAAMTAARQNDGSAPGAPYTGSTQPGAWRPTGTGDGATPQWGLVKPFGMASGSQFRTPGPGGQSVMSSLLAGQAYADQVNEVKTVGSAESTARTADQTTAALFWANDLDGTYKPPGQLFEQTQILSRQQGTTVAGNAKLFALTAFALADAAVVAWDQKYQTDIDLWRPETAIRVDGDGNASTTADPNWQPLSQDRTGRHFSPPFPAYVSGHATFAGAWAKATQAWFGTDQLTWTATTEDPNAPGATRTFTSVSSAATEDALSRVWLGVHYRWDGSDGLTAGAGAAAYGSANRLKPNTAADWTAYETLHNLAGCQAAGKRLVAEHRWSGYRCTQVQAPEPDHTLYVK from the coding sequence GTGCACCACAGAACCACCGGCAGGACACTCGCCGTCCCCCTGACCCTGGCCCTTCTGGCCCCGGTGTCCGCGCTGGCGCTCGGCCCGCCCGCCGCGGCCGTGACCCCGGCCGCCCCCGCGCCCCGCGCCGCCGCGGCGGCCGCGCCCGCCTCCCCGACCGCCCGCGAGGAGTCGTACGCCCGGCTCACCGCCGAGGCCCAGGGCCGCCGCATCGAGGTGGTCGGCGCCCGCACCGAGAGCACCACCCTGTGGGCCAACCCCGACGGCACCCTGTCCGTCGAGTCCCACGCCGGCCCCGTCCGCTACCGCGACCACGGCCGCTGGGTCGGCATCGACCTCACCCTCGTCCGGGACGCCGACGGCACCGTACGCCCCAAGGCCCACCCACGCGGCCTCCGCCTCGCCGGCCGCACCCCGGCCGCCGGCGGCGACCTCGTCACCCTCGGCCGGGGCGCCGACGAACTCGCCCTCGGCTGGCGCGGCGCCCTGCCGGAGCCCCGGCTCGACGGCACCAAGGCCACGTACGAGAACGTGCTGCCCGGCACCGACCTCGTCGTCCAGGCCACCCGTACCGGCTTCGAGCAGTACCTCGTCGTCGCCGACCGGCAGGCCGCCGAACGCGCCGCCACCCTCACCCTCCCGGTCCGCGCCAAGGGACTGACGTCACGTCAGGGTTCGGACCGGACCCTGGAGTTCACCGACGCCCGGACGGGCCGCGCGGTCGGCCGCGCCACCACCCCGTACATGTGGGACGCCTCCGGCGGCGGCGCCGACGTGCCCGGCGCCCGTACGGCCCGGGTCGGCCTCGGCGCCACCCCGCGCGCCGAGGGCTTCGACCTCACGGTCACCGCCGACCGCGGCTTCCTCGCCGACAAGGCCACCCGCTACCCGGTCACCATCGACCCGGCCGTCTACTTCGGCACCGACTTCGACACCTACGTCCGCAACGGCGACACCGCCGACGCGTCCGCCGGCGTCGACCTGCGCGTGGGCCGCGAATGGCAGAAGGGCGAGGCCCGCTCCTTCGTCAACTTCCCGCGCAACCCCGCCGTCACCGGCCAGGACATCCTCAACGCCGAACTCAACCTCTACGCCACCTGGTCCGACGTGTGCACCCCGCGCTCCTGGGAGATCTGGGACACCGGCACCGCGTCCGCCGCCACCCGCTGGGGCACCCAGCCCGCCTGGCGTACCAAGGTGACCACCTCCACCCAGACGCACGGCAACACCGACTGCGGCACCCGCTGGATATCCGAGGACATCACCCCGCTGGTCCAGCAGTGGTCGAAGACCGCCAACCCCGCCGGCAGTGTCGACACCATCGGCCTGCGCGCCACCGACGAGGCCGACACCACGGCGTTCAAGGTCTTCGCCTCCGCGCAGACCAGCACCGCGCCGTCGATCCTCGTCACGTACGAGACGCCCGCCGACCCCGTCAAGGACCACGTCGTCTACTGGAACGACGTCCTCCAGGAGACCTTCCGGCAGGCCGGCGGCGCTCCCGGCCCGCTCGCCCGGGCCGGCGCGATGATGCACGGCGCGATCTACGACGCCGCCAACTCCGCCCGCTGCGCCGAAGGCGCCACGAAGTGCCTCGGCGACCCCTACCTGGTGAAGGCCGGCGCCTCCAACGGGGCCCTGCCGGACGTCAACAGCGCCATCGACCACGCCGCGTTCGACGTCCTGCGCTCGCTCTACCCGGCGCTGAACTTCGACGACGAGATCGCCGCCGCCCGCGCCACCATCCCGGCCGCCGTCACCACCGCGCAGCGTGCCGCCGGCACCGAGGTCGGCCAGAAGGCCGCCGCCGCGATGACCGCCGCCCGGCAGAACGACGGCTCGGCACCCGGCGCCCCGTACACCGGTTCCACCCAGCCCGGCGCCTGGCGGCCCACCGGCACCGGCGACGGCGCCACCCCGCAGTGGGGCCTGGTCAAGCCGTTCGGCATGGCGAGCGGCAGCCAGTTCCGCACCCCCGGACCGGGCGGACAGAGCGTGATGAGCAGCCTGCTGGCCGGGCAGGCGTACGCCGACCAGGTCAACGAGGTGAAGACGGTCGGCTCGGCCGAGTCCACCGCGCGCACCGCCGACCAGACCACGGCGGCACTGTTCTGGGCCAACGACCTCGACGGCACCTACAAGCCGCCGGGCCAGCTCTTCGAGCAGACCCAGATCCTGTCGCGCCAGCAGGGGACCACGGTCGCCGGCAACGCCAAGCTGTTCGCCCTGACCGCCTTCGCGCTCGCCGACGCGGCGGTCGTCGCCTGGGACCAGAAGTACCAGACCGACATCGATCTGTGGCGGCCCGAGACCGCGATCCGGGTCGACGGCGACGGCAACGCGAGCACCACCGCCGATCCGAACTGGCAGCCGCTCTCCCAGGACCGGACCGGCCGGCACTTCAGCCCGCCGTTCCCCGCCTACGTCTCCGGCCACGCCACCTTCGCGGGAGCCTGGGCGAAGGCCACCCAGGCGTGGTTCGGCACCGACCAGCTGACCTGGACCGCCACCACCGAGGACCCCAACGCCCCCGGCGCCACCCGGACGTTCACCTCGGTGTCGAGCGCGGCGACCGAGGACGCGCTCAGCCGGGTCTGGCTCGGAGTCCACTACCGCTGGGACGGCTCGGACGGACTCACCGCCGGAGCCGGCGCCGCCGCGTACGGCTCCGCCAACCGGCTGAAGCCGAACACGGCCGCCGACTGGACCGCGTACGAGACGCTGCACAACCTCGCCGGCTGCCAGGCGGCCGGAAAGCGTCTCGTCGCCGAGCACCGCTGGAGCGGCTACCGGTGCACCCAGGTGCAGGCGCCCGAACCCGACCACACGCTCTACGTGAAGTAG
- a CDS encoding xaa-pro aminopeptidase (Aminopeptidase P, N-terminal domain; smart01011;~Prolidase. E.C. 3.4.13.9. Also knownas Xaa-Pro dipeptidase, X-Pro dipeptidase, proline dipeptidase., imidodipeptidase, peptidase D, gamma-peptidase. Catalyses hydrolysis of Xaa-Pro dipeptides; also acts on aminoacyl-hydroxyproline analogs. No action on...; cd01087;~Xaa-Pro aminopeptidase [Streptomyces venezuelae ATCC10712];~identified by MetaGeneAnnotator; putative) — protein MALSGPADPVRGLPSGSPAPGCGGGEPTLTRTKGHDVAKARKNSLYTELSGELSALMRTGWADTERHDLTPDPQAEHAARRRAALSARFPGERLVIPSGNLKTRSNDTPYPFRPYSGYVHMTGDTVRDGALVLEPRPAGGHDAYCYQLPRDERNSDEFWIGYTAELWMGRRRSLAESERVLGLPCRDVRTAAADLAAGPGVPTRVVRGIDPALEAAVTTDEERDDELEEALSDLRLVKDDWEIGEMRRAVDSTVRGFTDVVAELSRAVATSERWIEGTFFRRARLEGNDVGYGSICAAGEHATIMHWTDNDGPVRPGELLLLDAGVETRTLYTADVTRTLPVSGTFTPVQRQVYDAVYEAQEAGMATVKPGAAYRDFHEAAQRHLAVRLVEWGFIEGPADRAYALGLQRRFTMAGTGHMLGLDVHDCAQARHEEYVDGVLAPGMVLTVEPGLYFQPDDLTVPEEWRGIGVRIEDDLLVTESGHENLSAALPRSADEVEAWLAQHMG, from the coding sequence GTGGCACTTTCTGGCCCCGCGGACCCGGTCCGGGGACTACCGTCGGGCTCACCGGCGCCAGGTTGTGGCGGCGGTGAGCCCACACTCACCCGGACGAAGGGGCACGACGTGGCGAAGGCCCGCAAGAACAGTCTGTACACCGAGCTCTCCGGCGAACTCTCCGCACTGATGCGTACCGGCTGGGCCGACACCGAGCGGCACGACCTCACCCCCGACCCGCAGGCGGAGCACGCGGCCCGCCGCCGGGCCGCGCTCTCCGCCCGTTTTCCCGGCGAGCGCCTGGTGATCCCCTCGGGCAACCTCAAGACCCGTTCCAACGACACCCCGTACCCCTTCCGGCCGTACTCGGGCTACGTCCACATGACCGGCGACACGGTCCGCGACGGCGCGCTCGTCCTCGAACCCCGCCCGGCCGGCGGCCACGACGCGTACTGCTACCAGCTCCCGCGCGACGAACGGAACTCCGACGAGTTCTGGATCGGCTACACCGCCGAACTGTGGATGGGCCGCCGCCGCTCGCTCGCCGAGTCCGAGCGCGTCCTCGGCCTGCCCTGCCGCGATGTCCGCACCGCCGCCGCGGACCTGGCCGCCGGCCCCGGCGTCCCCACCCGCGTCGTCCGCGGCATCGACCCGGCCCTGGAGGCCGCCGTCACCACCGACGAGGAGCGTGACGACGAACTCGAGGAGGCGCTCAGCGACCTCCGGCTCGTCAAGGACGACTGGGAGATCGGCGAGATGCGCCGGGCCGTCGACTCCACCGTCCGCGGTTTCACGGACGTCGTCGCCGAACTCTCCCGCGCCGTCGCCACCTCCGAACGCTGGATCGAGGGCACCTTCTTCCGCCGGGCCCGGCTGGAGGGCAACGACGTCGGCTACGGCTCCATCTGCGCCGCCGGCGAGCACGCCACGATCATGCACTGGACCGACAACGACGGCCCGGTCCGCCCCGGCGAGCTGCTCCTGCTCGACGCCGGCGTGGAGACCCGTACCCTCTACACCGCCGACGTCACCCGCACCCTCCCCGTCAGCGGCACCTTCACGCCCGTGCAGCGCCAGGTGTACGACGCGGTGTACGAGGCGCAGGAGGCCGGCATGGCGACCGTGAAGCCGGGCGCCGCGTACCGCGACTTCCACGAGGCCGCCCAGCGTCATCTGGCGGTCCGGCTCGTCGAGTGGGGCTTCATCGAGGGGCCCGCCGACCGGGCGTACGCGCTCGGTCTCCAGCGGCGCTTCACCATGGCGGGCACCGGCCACATGCTCGGCCTCGACGTCCACGACTGCGCGCAGGCGCGGCACGAGGAGTACGTGGACGGGGTCCTGGCCCCGGGCATGGTGCTCACCGTCGAGCCGGGCCTGTACTTCCAGCCCGACGACCTCACCGTCCCCGAGGAGTGGCGCGGCATCGGCGTCCGCATCGAGGACGACCTGCTCGTCACCGAGAGCGGTCACGAGAACCTGTCGGCGGCGCTGCCCCGGTCCGCCGACGAGGTCGAGGCGTGGCTGGCCCAGCACATGGGCTGA
- a CDS encoding lipase (Alpha/beta hydrolase family; pfam12695;~identified by MetaGeneAnnotator; putative;~lipase [Streptomyces venezuelae ATCC10712]) — protein sequence MNTLTRVTAIALTACALALPAATLPAAATTTAPPPAPSTVAVRSLPALAPGASPAASPTASTPLELPAPTGRFAVGAGELHLVDRSRPDPWVPTADGRELMVTVRYPAARRTEGAPAPYTTEEEARLLLEATGVTDPAGVRDLTSVNTYSAQDVRPAPGRHPLVVLSPGFGMPRYTLTGLAVDLASRGYVVATVDHAYETLGTSVPGGRVLAPCVACDQLEAGRIEGADVTAVRTADVRFLLDRLTGPRAVQPYARMIDRNRIGMAGHSIGGASAAAAMIADRRIDAGVNMDGSFWDTLPAGGLGGRPFLFLGTDAMHRPGGVDTSWDTTWKALGGEKRWLTVAGTDHLSFTDAPVILRHFGLPNEGDIPDARSQAVTRAYLAAFFGRHLRGEAQPLLDGPSPLHPEVRFNNP from the coding sequence ATGAACACACTCACTCGCGTGACCGCGATCGCCCTGACGGCCTGTGCGCTCGCCTTACCCGCGGCCACGCTCCCGGCCGCCGCCACGACGACCGCCCCGCCGCCCGCGCCTTCCACCGTGGCGGTGCGGTCCCTGCCGGCTCTCGCTCCGGGCGCCTCGCCCGCCGCTTCTCCCACCGCGTCGACTCCGCTCGAACTCCCGGCCCCCACCGGCCGGTTCGCCGTCGGAGCCGGCGAGCTCCACCTCGTCGACCGGTCCCGGCCCGACCCCTGGGTGCCCACGGCGGACGGCCGCGAACTCATGGTGACGGTGCGCTACCCGGCGGCCCGCCGCACCGAGGGCGCGCCCGCCCCGTACACGACCGAGGAGGAGGCCCGGCTCCTCCTGGAGGCCACCGGCGTGACGGACCCGGCCGGCGTCCGCGACCTCACCTCCGTGAACACGTACAGCGCGCAGGACGTACGGCCCGCGCCGGGCCGCCACCCCCTCGTCGTGCTGTCACCGGGCTTCGGCATGCCCCGGTACACGCTCACGGGTCTCGCCGTCGACCTCGCCTCGCGCGGCTATGTCGTCGCCACGGTCGACCACGCCTACGAGACCCTGGGCACCTCGGTGCCGGGCGGGCGCGTCCTCGCGCCCTGTGTGGCCTGCGATCAGTTGGAGGCGGGCCGGATCGAGGGCGCCGACGTGACGGCGGTCCGGACGGCGGACGTCCGCTTCCTGCTGGACCGGCTGACCGGACCGCGCGCCGTCCAGCCGTACGCGCGCATGATCGACCGGAACCGGATCGGCATGGCCGGGCACTCGATCGGCGGGGCGAGCGCCGCCGCCGCCATGATCGCGGACCGGCGGATCGACGCCGGGGTGAACATGGACGGCTCGTTCTGGGACACCCTTCCGGCGGGCGGGCTCGGCGGACGGCCGTTCCTCTTCCTCGGCACCGACGCCATGCACCGGCCGGGCGGCGTCGACACCTCCTGGGACACCACCTGGAAGGCACTCGGCGGCGAGAAGCGCTGGCTGACGGTGGCCGGGACCGACCACCTCTCGTTCACCGACGCGCCGGTCATCCTGCGCCACTTCGGCCTGCCGAACGAGGGCGACATACCGGATGCCCGGTCCCAGGCCGTGACCCGCGCCTACCTCGCCGCGTTCTTCGGCCGGCATCTGCGCGGCGAGGCGCAGCCGCTGCTCGACGGGCCGAGCCCCCTCCACCCGGAGGTCAGGTTCAACAACCCGTGA
- a CDS encoding YD repeat-containing protein (identified by MetaGeneAnnotator; putative;~sequence version:1): MRVPTQPRRGTGQRPGQGGAERPGVRRRVTIALVAACALGAVAVPMALAGPSTAPAAAPAAPAAPAAPVAVAAADDGRLLPTPEAPRISDGSYAGFQQCGDPSGDPVVSGETPTLAATLESVAPPGSAEPEHPGPRRKVAFEIDTAAGKNVLRRQLTSDTSHDAALQLPRGTLGDGAYRWRVRVRDASASSEWTAWCAFSVARGGGATR, from the coding sequence ATGCGTGTGCCGACCCAGCCCCGCCGGGGCACCGGACAGCGCCCCGGGCAGGGCGGCGCGGAGCGACCGGGCGTCCGCCGCCGGGTGACGATCGCGCTCGTCGCGGCCTGCGCGCTCGGCGCCGTCGCCGTACCCATGGCCCTGGCCGGCCCGTCCACGGCCCCTGCCGCCGCGCCTGCCGCGCCCGCCGCGCCCGCCGCGCCCGTCGCGGTGGCAGCGGCCGACGACGGCCGGCTGCTGCCCACCCCCGAGGCGCCCCGGATCTCCGACGGCTCGTACGCCGGCTTCCAGCAGTGCGGCGACCCGTCCGGCGACCCGGTCGTCAGCGGCGAGACCCCGACGCTCGCCGCCACCCTGGAGTCGGTCGCCCCGCCCGGCAGCGCCGAGCCGGAGCACCCCGGCCCGCGCCGCAAGGTGGCCTTCGAGATCGACACCGCCGCCGGGAAGAACGTGCTGCGCCGTCAGCTCACCAGCGACACCAGCCATGACGCCGCCCTCCAGCTGCCCCGTGGCACGCTCGGCGACGGCGCCTACCGCTGGCGCGTGCGGGTACGGGACGCCTCCGCGTCCTCCGAGTGGACGGCTTGGTGCGCGTTCAGCGTCGCGCGCGGCGGCGGCGCCACGCGCTGA
- a CDS encoding hypothetical protein (DNA binding residues [nucleotide binding];~Helix-turn-helix domains; cl00088;~dimerization interface [polypeptide binding];~identified by MetaGeneAnnotator; putative;~transcriptional regulator [Streptomyces sp. C]), with protein MTRTKLGRALGLLGIGDHAVQVYLALLDRAPAPLAAVGAAAGLKDAELDSAYTELVDAGLARAADETADAVAPVPPAAGLEVLARHRAAELEESRVAVGGAFESYRRNRLPGHDEQLVEVVAGEAIGPRMRLLWASAREQIRQLESPPYAPLTGATEDALATLARGVRQRVVYARESLEHPGHLRDSIEPCVAAGEEARVLPSVPVKLLIIDDAYALVSLSIREADAVHTMLVVQPCGLFSALVALFEQSWHSALPLPGGRPARTDGAGGTAGTSGPASADRRLLRLLAGGASDEVIARELGVSRRTLFRRLQVLMARLGAANRFQLALQAQRAGWL; from the coding sequence ATGACACGTACGAAGCTCGGCCGGGCCCTCGGTCTCCTGGGGATCGGGGACCACGCGGTCCAGGTGTATCTGGCCCTGCTCGACCGGGCGCCCGCGCCACTGGCGGCCGTCGGCGCCGCGGCCGGCCTGAAGGACGCGGAACTCGACTCCGCGTACACGGAGTTGGTGGACGCAGGGCTGGCACGGGCCGCGGACGAGACCGCCGACGCGGTGGCGCCGGTGCCCCCGGCGGCGGGTCTGGAGGTGCTGGCCCGGCACCGGGCGGCGGAGCTGGAGGAGTCGCGTGTCGCGGTCGGCGGCGCGTTCGAGTCGTACCGCAGGAACCGGCTGCCCGGGCACGACGAGCAGTTGGTGGAGGTGGTCGCGGGCGAGGCGATCGGGCCCCGGATGCGGCTGCTCTGGGCGAGCGCCCGGGAACAGATCCGGCAGCTGGAGTCGCCGCCGTACGCGCCGCTGACCGGCGCGACGGAGGACGCGCTGGCCACGCTGGCGCGCGGGGTGCGCCAGCGGGTCGTGTACGCGCGGGAGTCGCTGGAGCATCCAGGGCACCTCAGGGACTCGATCGAGCCGTGCGTCGCGGCGGGCGAGGAGGCGCGGGTCCTGCCGTCGGTGCCGGTGAAGCTCCTGATCATCGATGACGCGTACGCCCTGGTGTCGCTGTCGATCCGGGAGGCGGACGCGGTGCACACGATGCTGGTGGTGCAGCCGTGCGGGCTGTTCTCGGCGCTCGTGGCCCTCTTCGAGCAGTCGTGGCACAGCGCGCTGCCCCTGCCCGGCGGCCGGCCCGCGCGGACGGACGGGGCAGGTGGGACGGCCGGGACGAGTGGGCCCGCGTCGGCCGACCGAAGGCTGCTGCGGCTGCTCGCGGGCGGCGCGAGCGACGAGGTGATCGCGCGGGAGCTGGGCGTCAGCCGGCGCACCCTGTTCCGCCGGCTCCAGGTCCTGATGGCCCGTCTCGGCGCGGCCAACCGCTTCCAGCTGGCGCTCCAGGCACAGCGCGCGGGGTGGCTCTGA
- a CDS encoding nicotinamidase (Isochorismatase family; pfam00857;~Nicotinamidase/pyrazinamidase (PZase). Nicotinamidase, a ubiquitous enzyme in prokaryotes, converts nicotinamide to nicotinic acid (niacin) and ammonia, which in turn can be recycled to make nicotinamide adenine dinucleotide (NAD). The same enzyme is...; cd01011;~catalytic triad [active];~conserved cis-peptide bond;~identified by MetaGeneAnnotator; putative;~metal binding site [ion binding];~nicotinamidase [Streptomyces griseus subsp. griseus NBRC13350]) has product MAGRALIVVDVQNDFCEGGSVAVKGGAERARAIEELVRRQAGGEYREVVATRDHHIDPGDHFSDHPDWNHSFPVHCRVGSEGGEFHPEFAPAVASGAVGEVFFKGAHSESKSGFEGATGDGVGLAEWLRARDVDTVDVVGIATDHCVKATALDGVRAGFGVRVLLDYTAGVARETTDRAMEELRAAGVELTGDPVVRA; this is encoded by the coding sequence ATGGCGGGCAGAGCGTTGATCGTCGTGGATGTGCAGAACGACTTCTGCGAGGGCGGCAGTGTCGCGGTGAAGGGCGGTGCGGAACGGGCGCGCGCCATCGAGGAGCTGGTCCGGCGGCAGGCCGGCGGGGAGTACCGCGAGGTGGTGGCCACCCGGGACCATCACATCGACCCCGGCGACCACTTCTCGGACCACCCCGACTGGAACCACTCGTTCCCCGTGCACTGCCGGGTCGGGAGCGAAGGCGGCGAGTTCCACCCGGAGTTCGCGCCGGCCGTCGCCTCGGGCGCGGTCGGCGAGGTCTTCTTCAAGGGCGCCCACTCCGAGTCCAAGAGCGGCTTCGAAGGCGCGACCGGCGACGGGGTCGGGCTCGCCGAATGGCTGCGCGCCCGGGACGTGGACACGGTCGACGTGGTCGGCATCGCCACCGACCACTGTGTGAAGGCGACGGCCCTGGACGGGGTCCGGGCCGGCTTCGGGGTGCGGGTGCTGCTCGACTACACTGCGGGGGTCGCGCGCGAGACCACCGACCGGGCGATGGAGGAGCTGCGGGCGGCGGGCGTCGAGCTGACCGGAGATCCCGTCGTACGCGCCTGA
- a CDS encoding hypothetical protein (identified by MetaGeneAnnotator; putative;~sequence version:1), protein MDHQGQQDHQEHTNHGHVRVEVLVVPDCPHQEPAEERVREALADAGLGGQAFTTRVIADEAEAERTGFLGSPSIHVDGRDPFAPPGGAKPALTCRLYRTPDGLDGVPDRAALRRAIETAARSGDSAD, encoded by the coding sequence ATGGACCACCAGGGTCAGCAGGACCACCAGGAACACACGAACCACGGACACGTACGGGTCGAGGTCCTCGTCGTACCCGACTGCCCCCACCAGGAACCGGCCGAGGAGCGGGTACGGGAGGCCCTCGCCGACGCGGGACTCGGCGGCCAGGCGTTCACCACCCGGGTGATCGCCGACGAGGCGGAAGCCGAGCGCACCGGATTCCTTGGTTCGCCGTCGATCCACGTCGACGGCCGCGACCCGTTCGCCCCGCCCGGCGGGGCGAAGCCCGCGCTGACCTGCCGTCTCTACCGCACCCCCGACGGCCTCGACGGCGTGCCCGACCGCGCCGCCCTGCGCCGCGCGATCGAGACGGCGGCGCGGAGCGGCGATTCGGCGGACTGA
- a CDS encoding hypothetical protein (identified by MetaGeneAnnotator; putative;~sequence version:1) — protein MLDKLKQMLKGHEDQAGKAVDKGGDMADKRTQGKYSGQVDTAQEQAKRQLGAEGKPPEQPPRQ, from the coding sequence ATGCTGGACAAGCTCAAGCAGATGCTCAAGGGACACGAGGACCAAGCGGGGAAGGCCGTCGACAAGGGCGGCGACATGGCCGACAAGCGGACCCAGGGCAAGTACAGCGGCCAGGTCGACACCGCGCAGGAGCAGGCCAAGCGGCAGCTCGGCGCCGAGGGAAAGCCTCCGGAGCAGCCGCCTCGGCAGTGA